The proteins below come from a single Roseiflexus sp. RS-1 genomic window:
- a CDS encoding acyl-CoA dehydrogenase family protein, with product MTTLDVETLDMVLATLREYAARKLTPEYLRQLDHNDEFPAEVLKDLYDPDKLGIHLLFIPEEYGGLGGGAYDIYRVSEAMAAIDLGIATGVLATFLGTDPITVGGTEEQKKYWMGRIAEEGLLVAYGATEPQAGSDLATLTTKAVPVVEDGKVIGYKISGRKQWISNGGVAKIYTILANAPGGISWFIVEHDAPGFTKGKPEDKHGIRASNTAALFLDEVFVPADRLVGGVEGKGLAQAAAVFGYTRLMVGSFGLGAGWEAMRRAIRYAQTRIQGGKPLSQQQGLTHKLIVPNVARLEAARHYIEWVAETIDGGNDQQQTEGAVAKYMATEAGNKAAEDAIQVHGGYGYTKEYMVEKIKRDVRITCIYEGTSEIMEWTIARDRWQLHLKTKGAYYHDWAARVEQAHQREPNNGANVAALAMHALANILERARIDRLTRNQHILFRLGELIAWAETAAIFSERVTSKPTVASGLDLPTEQALARIFARMAAYKVATDGLAWLIGAGQTDPNLANTLNLPAIFAAQAGQIADMDFVAAKLVEAFPAT from the coding sequence ATGACCACTCTGGACGTTGAGACGCTTGATATGGTTCTGGCGACGCTGCGCGAATATGCAGCGCGAAAGTTGACGCCCGAATATCTCCGCCAACTCGATCATAACGACGAATTCCCCGCCGAAGTTCTGAAAGACCTGTACGACCCCGACAAACTGGGCATTCATCTGTTGTTCATCCCAGAGGAGTACGGCGGTCTGGGCGGCGGCGCCTACGATATTTACCGGGTTTCAGAGGCGATGGCTGCAATTGACCTGGGTATCGCCACCGGCGTTCTGGCGACATTCCTCGGCACTGACCCGATCACGGTCGGCGGTACGGAGGAGCAGAAGAAATACTGGATGGGGCGCATCGCCGAGGAGGGCTTGCTGGTTGCCTACGGGGCAACCGAGCCGCAAGCCGGTTCCGACCTGGCGACGCTCACCACCAAAGCCGTGCCTGTGGTGGAAGACGGCAAGGTGATCGGTTACAAGATCAGCGGGCGAAAACAGTGGATCTCGAATGGCGGCGTCGCAAAGATTTATACCATTCTTGCAAACGCGCCAGGCGGCATTTCCTGGTTCATCGTCGAGCACGATGCACCCGGCTTCACCAAAGGCAAACCGGAGGATAAGCACGGCATTCGCGCCTCCAATACTGCGGCGCTGTTCCTCGATGAGGTCTTCGTACCCGCCGATCGTCTGGTCGGCGGCGTGGAAGGCAAAGGACTGGCGCAGGCGGCGGCAGTCTTCGGGTATACCCGCCTGATGGTCGGGTCATTTGGACTTGGCGCCGGTTGGGAAGCGATGCGGCGCGCCATTCGCTATGCGCAAACACGCATTCAGGGCGGCAAGCCGCTCAGCCAGCAGCAGGGTCTGACCCATAAACTGATTGTGCCGAATGTCGCGCGGCTTGAAGCGGCGCGCCACTATATCGAGTGGGTTGCCGAAACGATTGACGGCGGCAACGATCAGCAGCAAACCGAAGGCGCCGTTGCGAAGTATATGGCGACCGAAGCCGGCAACAAGGCTGCCGAAGATGCCATTCAGGTTCACGGCGGCTACGGCTACACCAAAGAGTACATGGTCGAGAAGATCAAGCGTGATGTGCGCATTACCTGCATTTATGAGGGTACGTCCGAAATCATGGAGTGGACGATTGCGCGCGACCGCTGGCAACTCCATCTGAAGACCAAAGGCGCATACTACCACGATTGGGCGGCGCGGGTCGAACAGGCGCATCAGCGCGAGCCGAACAATGGCGCGAACGTCGCTGCACTGGCGATGCATGCGCTGGCGAATATCCTCGAACGCGCCCGTATCGACCGCCTGACGCGCAATCAGCATATCCTGTTCCGCCTCGGTGAACTGATCGCCTGGGCAGAAACTGCGGCAATCTTCAGTGAGCGCGTGACCAGCAAACCGACGGTTGCCTCCGGGCTTGATCTTCCGACCGAACAGGCGCTTGCCCGCATTTTTGCGCGCATGGCGGCGTATAAGGTGGCAACTGATGGGCTTGCCTGGCTGATCGGCGCTGGTCAGACCGATCCGAACCTGGCAAATACGCTCAACCTGCCCGCCATCTTTGCGGCGCAGGCAGGGCAGATCGCAGATATGGACTTTGTCGCGGCGAAACTGGTCGAGGCATTCCCGGCAACCTGA
- a CDS encoding response regulator — MARVVCLSDTVSLVRAVREEIAAWGHTLYPFPCSRLNDALRQAVRQASPDVILLELTGATDNPHIYFFLRADQFTRNVPVIFLSASPDLAMFAEALGANGSLRIPFERAMLRRVLGNYLDMPRVVDTPRIEVPRSTIQRYASLLQRPQLMTVAAPAW; from the coding sequence ATGGCGCGCGTTGTTTGCCTGTCCGACACGGTCTCACTGGTGCGTGCAGTGCGTGAAGAAATCGCCGCCTGGGGGCATACCCTGTACCCGTTCCCATGCTCCCGTCTCAATGATGCGCTCCGGCAGGCAGTGCGGCAGGCATCGCCGGATGTTATCCTCCTCGAACTGACCGGCGCTACCGATAATCCGCACATCTACTTCTTCCTGCGCGCCGATCAATTCACCCGCAATGTTCCGGTGATCTTCCTTTCCGCCTCTCCTGATCTTGCAATGTTTGCCGAGGCGCTCGGTGCAAATGGGAGCCTCCGCATTCCCTTTGAGCGTGCGATGCTTCGTCGCGTGCTCGGCAACTATCTGGATATGCCCCGCGTGGTTGATACGCCGCGCATCGAGGTTCCTCGTTCAACAATCCAGCGCTACGCATCATTGCTGCAACGCCCGCAGTTGATGACAGTCGCTGCGCCAGCCTGGTAG